A portion of the Ricinus communis isolate WT05 ecotype wild-type chromosome 10, ASM1957865v1, whole genome shotgun sequence genome contains these proteins:
- the LOC8270525 gene encoding DEAD-box ATP-dependent RNA helicase 53, mitochondrial-like yields MTSIILRRSTSRLPKGALASFEMLLHHHFSSAAAAIVTRNGGLSIEKNKPESLFCGFSNISNNNSNKWRGIHVKSGPLDFKASLMSQAEFAAVDDYGYEEEKGGFGKGNNDINSDEEGLEIGKLGIAQEIVSALARRGITKLFPIQKAVLEPAMQGRDLFGRARTGTGKTLAFGIPILDKIIQFNAKHGRGRNPLALVMAPTRELARQVEKEFHESAPSLDTICLYGGTPISRQMKELDYGVDVVVGTPGRIIDLMKRGSLNLSEIQFVVLDEADQMLGVGFVDDIETIFQRLPKNRHSMLFSATMPSWIKNLVRNYLKDPLTIDLVGDSDKKLADGITLYSISSDMYGKASILGPLITEHAKGGKCIVFTETKRDADRLANAMARNFRCEALHGDISQSQRERTLSGFRSGSFNILVATDVAARGLDVPNVDLVIHYALPNCSETFVHRSGRTGRAGKKGTAILVYTPDQTRQVKIYEREIGCRFTELPRITVEGGGMDMIDMGNGGRFGGSRDRRFGDTGFGRAGGGDYGSGRFGGNRSGGFGRSESRGQFSSQMNGSNRIGYNRNQAGSTSGPGFGHFGSSGESGRSDRSSPFGDFGSGRSAGFGNSNPSRSSELFSDSRSSRFGSIGDGRKQF; encoded by the exons ATGACGAGCATAATACTGAGAAGATCAACTTCTCGATTGCCAAAGGGAGCTCTAGCCTCCTTTGAAATGCTTCTGCACCATCATTTCTCATCAGCGGCGGCGGCGATTGTGACAAGAAATGGAGGGCTTTCTATCGAGAAGAATAAACCGGAAAGCCTCTTTTGTGGTTTTagtaatattagtaataataacaGCAACAAATGGAGAGGAATTCATGTGAAATCAGGGCCGTTGGATTTTAAGGCGTCGTTGATGTCACAGGCAGAGTTTGCTGCTGTAGATGATTATGGGTATGAGGAAGAAAAAGGTGGTTTTGGAAAAGggaataatgatattaatagtGATGAAGAGGGACTTGAGATCGGAAAACTTGGAATTGCTCAAGAAATTGTCTCTGCTTTAGCTCGTAGGGGTATCACCAAACTCTTTCCTATTCAG aaagcTGTTTTGGAACCAGCAATGCAAGGAAGGGACTTGTTTGGACGGGCTAGAACAGGAACAGGAAAGACACTTGCTTTTGGAATTCCCATCCTTGACAAAATCATTCAGTTCAATGCTAAGCATGG AAGAGGGAGGAACCCTTTGGCCCTGGTTATGGCTCCAACAAGAGAACTTGCACGACAAGTTGAGAAGGAGTTTCACGAATCCGCACCCAGCCTCGATACCATATGCCTATATGGGGGTACACCTATTTCTCGCCAAATGAAGGAGCTTGATTATGGCGTTGATGTTGTTGTTGGAACACCTGGCCGTATTATTGATCTGATGAAGCGAGGTTCTTTGAATTTATCAGAAATTCAGTTTGTTGTTCTTGATGAAGCTGATCAGATGCTTGGTGTGGGGTTTGTGGATGATATTGAAACAATCTTCCAGAGATTGCCGAAGAATCGGCACAGCATGCTGTTCTCTGCAACAATGCCAAGTTGGATTAAAAACCTCGTTAGGAATTATTTGAAAGATCCGCTGACTATTGATCTA GTTGGAGATTCAGATAAGAAGCTGGCTGATGGGATCACTCTCTATTCAATTTCCTCAGACATGTATGGAAAAGCATCAATACTTGGTCCTCTGATAACA GAACATGCAAAAGGAGGAAAGTGCATTGTTTTTACTGAAACAAAACGTGACGCTGATCGATTAGCAAATGCTATGGCAAGAAACTTTCGATGTGAGGCTTTACATGGGGATATTTCGCAGAGTCAAAGAGAGAGAACACTTTCAGGCTTCCGAAGTGGATCCTTCAATATATTAGTTGCCACTGATGTTGCAGCTCGTGGCCTTGATGTACCTAACGTTGATCTG GTAATACATTATGCTTTGCCCAACTGTTCAGAGACTTTTGTTCATCGATCTGGCCGTACTGGTCGTGCTGGGAAGAAAGGAACTGCAATTCTTGTTTATACACCGGATCAAACTAGGCAAGTGAAGATCTATGAGCGCGAAATCGGCTGCAGATTCACAGAG CTTCCTAGGATCACTGTTGAGGGTGGAGGCATGGACATGATTGACATGGGTAATGGCGGCCGATTCGGAGGATCAAGAGATCGTCGATTTGGTGATACAGGTTTTGGTCGAGCTGGGGGTGGGGATTATGGATCTGGCCGTTTCGGAGGAAATAGGAGTGGTGGATTTGGCCGTTCTGAAAGTCGTGGTCAATTTTCCAGTCAAATGAATGGATCTAATCGCATTGGTTATAACAGAAACCAAGCAGGGAGTACTAGTGGTCCTGGCTTTGGTCATTTTGGCAGTTCAGGTGAATCAGGTAGATCAGATCGTTCAAGCCCTTTTGGAGACTTTGGTTCTGGTCGGTCTGCTGGGTTTGGCAACAGTAATCCAAGCCGAAGTAGTGAGTTATTTAGTGATTCTCGTTCTAGTCGATTTGGGAGCATCGGAGATGGGAGAAAACAGTTCTGA